DNA from Aggregatimonas sangjinii:
AACGGGTAAAGAAATCATACTTCTTCTTGATTTCCATAAACTCGGGCAAATAGCGGCCTGCTTGACGCATCATCCAAACGGGAGGTCGGTCTACAGTTTCACCTTTTAAGGCTCGAAGGAATAGGTCGTTTTTCAATTTCATCTCGTTTCTTCTTTGTCAGTCAGAACGCTTTCAAGACTTGATAGCAATGGCTATCATATTCCATCCGCTTCGACTCGGCCCGACGTGACATTAATCTCAATTATCCCGTTTTCGTGTTCACCAACTTGATGACATCTGTTACCGAAGGCAACTCGGCCACCAATACTTTTTCAAAATGCTTTCTTGCAACTTTTGCAGTTGTTTCCCCAATGCAATACGCCACCCTTTTGCCCGGGGTATTCTTCAAGAGAAAACTCTCTACCGTAGACGGACTGAAAAACAACATCCGCTTCACACCGTCCGGTACTTTTACCGGCGAGAGCTTGGTCTCATACGCTTCTACCTCGTGGACTGTGATATTATTTTCGGTAAGGATATCGGGCAGTTCATCCAAACGGATGCTACTGCAAAAATATGTTACTTCAAGGCCTTCCATATAATCTACCAGATGTTCAGCGAGGGCCTTGGCATTCCTGTCCACGTGGGTTACCTTTCCGATTCGGGCTTCGATCAATTTCTTTGTCCTACGGCCAACGCAATAAATATTGGTGAATTTCAAGGTACTCGGGTCAACACTCGCCAAAAGCGCTTCCACCGCATTTTTACTGGTGATGACCACATTTTGAATCTCGTTCCGAAGCGCTGCAGCCGGAATACGGTTCAGGTAAATTTTCACGAAGTCGTCAGAGTCGACTTTCATGCGTTTATCGAATTGCTGCTGTTGCTCGGAGGTCAGTTTTTTGGTAGAAAAGACGGTTGGGCGTTGCTCAATCTCGACCAAGTCGTTCATTAACCGTTTGCCACCGCGGTTTAAAATATGGTCTGCACAACTTTGTGCGAGTCCCTCATGTTTTCCTATTTCCGCCGTTTTCTCGATTTCCAATTTCTTGGTACCGTCAACGCTCAACAACACCCCTTTTAAGGTAATCTCTTCTTCTTTTATCAATGCCAATGCCCCTATGGGAGCACTACAACCGCCTTCCAAAATTCGTAGAAATTCACGCTCCAAGCTCGTGCAGATTTCCGTTGGCCTATGGTTCAGTTCTTCACATGCAGCTCGTACGAACTCATCATGCTCCATGGCCGCGATCATTACGGCACCTTGGGCGGGTGCAGGGAGCATCCACGTAAGACCAATCGTGTTTTCCGGTTCCAGACCAATGCGCTCTAGTCCTGCAGCGGCAAAAATGGCCCCGTTCCAATTGCTCTGCTCCAATTTTTCGTGCCTACTGTTCACGTTGCCGCGAAGCCCTACCACCGTGTGGGTCGGATAGCGGTTCAGCCATTGCGCCTTTCTTCGTAGACTTCCGGTCGCTATGGTCGCTTCCCTTTCGGCAAGGAATTCTTGATTGTCTTTATAGGCAAGGATATCGTAAAAATTTCCCCGCTCCAATACCGCCGCCTGTACGATGCCTTCCGGTAGTTTGGTAGGTACGTCCTTTAGGGAATGCACGGCGATATCTATTTCACCCTTTATCATGGCGACATCTAGGGTTTTGGTAAAAATTCCAGTGATTCCAAGTTCGTACAGCGGTTTATCCAAAACCAAATCCCCGGTCGATTTGATGGGCACCAAAACGGTTTTGTTCCCCAAAGCTTCCAATTGGTCTTTCACGGTATTTGCCTGCCAGAGCGCCAATTCGCTATCGCGGGTACCAATTCGGATTACCTTCTCTTTCATTTATGGGAATCTATTTCTAGTTGAAAAACCTTTTGGATAAGTTGCAAACTGGTATCGGAATCGACCTCGTCATCCTTCAAATGGTTGGCAAACTGCTTTGTGATTTTTTGGATGATACGGTCAGAGATGACATCGGCTTGATCGACATTGAAGTCCGATATTTTCTTCGATTGGTAATCGAGTTCTTCCTCTTTTATAGTTTTCAATTTTCTTTTGAGCGCTTTGATGACGGGCGCGAATTTCCGGGTTTCAAGCCATTGGGTAAAATCGTGTTTTACCTCGTCGATGATACCTTCGGCCTGCGGAATGAATTTTTTCCTACGGGCCAAAGTGCTGTCGGTCATTTGAGAGAGGTCATCCAAGTGAATAACAGTTACATTGTTCATTTCACTTACCCCGTCCGCCACATTTTTGGGAATCGAAAGGTCTAAGATCAACAAAGGCTTTTTAGTATGGATGAGGTCTTTAGAAATCGTAGGCGATTGTGCCCCGGTTGCGACGACCAGCACATCGGCACCACGGATTTCGGTTTGCAAATCCCCATAATCTTTCACCAACAGATTGAACTTGACCGCTATTTTCTCCGCCTTGTCCTTGGTGCGGTTGATCAAGGTAATATGGGTGTTCTTCGAATGTTTTATAAGATTTTCGCAAGTATTTCTCCCTATTTTGCCCGTTCCGAAAAGTAAAATATTCTTGTTTGAAATATCCGGTACATTTTTGATGATGTACTGTACCGACGCAAAAGCTACCGAGGTTGCGCCCGATGAAATACCCGTCTCGTTCTTAATGCGTTTACTCGCTTGAATAATGGAATTGCATAAGCGTTCTATAAACGGATTTGCAATACCCTGCTTTTTCGACCTATTAAAACTGGAACGCAGCTGACTGATGATTTCGAAATCACCCAGAATCTGACTATCCAATCCAGTCCCAACACGAAATAAATGCCCAATGGCCTCTTTATTCTTATATACATAGGCGACCTCCTGGAATTCCTCCACGGAACCAAGCGTATTATCGCAAAGTAATTTAATCAGTTGAAAGGGATGCTGGGCAAAACCGTGCAGTTCAGTACGGTTGCAGGTAGAGGTGGCTAGAAGGCCGTCTATTCCCTGCTCCTTGGCTTGCTTCAAAAGCCGTTTCAAAGCTTCTTCACTTAGGCTAAACTTACCACGAACGACGGCATCTGCCTTTTTGTAGTTCAGGCCTATGGTGTAGAACGAATTGTGTCTTGAAATGTGGTAATCCTTCATGCATCTTGCAAACGACTGCAAAAATAAGAGCATCTTCGCTGAAAAAATAACGCTAGCGGAACAATAAGTATCGTTTCGAGTTTTTTCAAAACTCTTTGGGTCATTTTTATCCAAAATACACTATTTTTATAGTCTTTTCGGAGCTTGACATCTCCTTTGTTTAGAATAGTTCTAAATAGATTGGTTTTAAAATAGTATCCCATGGAAGCAAAAAATGTCGCCCAAGGTTCTTTTCAGGAAGTACTCATCGAAGATGGGTTTTTCGTATTGAAAATACAGAACGATACTCCTGAAATACAGAAGGTTAGTCGGGAAATCGATAGCTCCTTTATTCAATTCCATTTTTGCTTAAAGGGCAGTGCTACATTTGTATTTAATGAAGGACGCTATGCCCTCGAAGTCTCGGAAGAAAACTCGCTACTCTTGTACAACACCCAAGTAGACCTTCCTTTGAATTTGGAATTGAACGCCAACTCCTGGTTGGTCTCGGTGGTAATGACCATTCGGAAATTCCACTCCCTTTTCTCTAAAGAAGCGGATTACATTCCCTTTCTGAGTGCGGATACTAAAGATAAAAAATACTATGCGCAGGAAGGGGTGGGTCCCGCTATCGCGGTTATCCTAAGCCAGATAATCAATTACAACCTACATCCTTCCATTAAGGAGCTCTACATTAAAGGGAAGGTGTACGAACTTATCTCGCTCTATTTCAATAAAAGTCCCGATGCTGATATCGAGCAATGCCCGTTCTTGGTAGACGAAGATAATGTGCGGCGTATTCGCAAAGCCAAGGAAATTATGATTTCCCGTATGGCGGAACCCCCGACTTTGACCGAGCTTTCAGAGGAAATCGGGCTCTCGATGAAAAAATTAAAAGAGGGCTTCAAACAGATTTATGGGGACTCGGTATTTAGTTTTCTTTTTGATTATAAAATGGACTATGCTCGAAAGATGCTGGAAACCGGCCAACACAATGTAAACGAGGTAGGTTTGAAAGTGGGATACAGTACCGCAAGCCATTTTATCGCTGCCTTTAAGAAAAAGTATGGCACTACCCCGAAAAAGTATTTAATGGGCTTAGCGAATTGATGATTTAAATTATGAACCTCAATCAAATAACCGTACCCTCGCTCGATTTACATAAATCGGTTCCTTTTTATCAAAAGTTAGGGCTTCAATTGATTGTAGATGCTATTCCCGACTATGCGCGGTATGAATGTCCCGAAGGTGACGCTACTTTCTCGATTCATAAGGTTACCGAATTGCCAAAAGGGGATGGAATCTATGTCTATTTTGAATGTATTGACCTCGACGAACGCGTAACGACCCTATTGAAAAATGGAATCGAATTCGATGAGCTGCCCAAGGACAAAAAATGGTTATGGCGTGAAGCTAGGTTACGGGACTTGGACGGGAATCAAATCATCTTATTTCACGGGGGTGTAAATCGAAAGAATCCACCGTGGCGGTTAACTTCATAATAATCGAAACGCTATTATCCCATTTCTGTTTCGTTAGCTTATCATGGAGATTCCTGGATACAATTTGTACTCTTTTATGTCCAGAAAATATACAACTCAACAAAGGCTATTATTAGCTAAAGATTCGAAAGAACATTTTATTATCTTTGAGTATCAACAGCTATGAACCAGATAAACGAACATATCGACCAGATTAATAAACTGTGTATCTCAAACGGAGTCAAATCGCTATTTGCATTTGGTTCCGTGCTGAAAAATCAACTTCGAACCGATAGTGATATCGATTTAGTTGTGGATATTGATGATAATGACCCCTTCTCGTACTCGGACAAATATTTTAACTTAAAATTCAATCTTGAAAGGATTTTCAATCGTAAAATCGACCTTTTAGAATTGAGAGCCATCCGGAATCAACTCCTCAAAAAAGAGATAGACAAGACCAAACTTCTGATTTATGGAGAATGAAATCAACGTCTGGTTAGAGGACATAAATCAAGCCATTGAAGAAATAATTTCATTCTTACCCAGAAAAAGAGACTTTCTCGAATTCCAAAAAGACCTTAAAGGAAAACGTGCCATCGAGCGAGATTTAGAAATAATAGGTGAGGCGGTCAGTAGAATTTTAAAAGTCGACCCCAATTTTCCCATAACACACGCACGTAAAATAGTCGACACCCGAAATAGAATCAGCCATGGTTATGATACGGTGTCCGATGATATCATTTGGTCCATAATCATTCGAGACCTGGATGAATTAAAGGTAGAAATCAAGAACTTACTTGCTGAATAAAAGCCTATTTAATCCTTCTGAAGTGGTCTAGCTACCATTATCCCCGTATTACTTTTAATTTTTTTAAGGTAATCGGCAAGCGGAACTTCGGAAACCTCTACTTCGTTCGAGCCCGTTGAAGCATGTAGCAAATGAATACGGCCATCTTCCTCTCGGGTTGCGATTCCCGTGTGGGTAATATCCAGGCCATTGATCGAGGTGGTCAAGGCGATGATATCCCCGGATTGTATCAGATGCTCGTTCGCGGCAATCTGATCTTGTGCCAAAATACAAAGGGGCTGGTCGTTCAAATACTTTTCAGAGGCCTTTATTTTTTCGAAATTCGAATCATTTGCCAAAAAGGGATACAGTTCGCGATGGGTGCT
Protein-coding regions in this window:
- a CDS encoding DUF86 domain-containing protein, yielding MENEINVWLEDINQAIEEIISFLPRKRDFLEFQKDLKGKRAIERDLEIIGEAVSRILKVDPNFPITHARKIVDTRNRISHGYDTVSDDIIWSIIIRDLDELKVEIKNLLAE
- a CDS encoding AraC family transcriptional regulator, translating into MEAKNVAQGSFQEVLIEDGFFVLKIQNDTPEIQKVSREIDSSFIQFHFCLKGSATFVFNEGRYALEVSEENSLLLYNTQVDLPLNLELNANSWLVSVVMTIRKFHSLFSKEADYIPFLSADTKDKKYYAQEGVGPAIAVILSQIINYNLHPSIKELYIKGKVYELISLYFNKSPDADIEQCPFLVDEDNVRRIRKAKEIMISRMAEPPTLTELSEEIGLSMKKLKEGFKQIYGDSVFSFLFDYKMDYARKMLETGQHNVNEVGLKVGYSTASHFIAAFKKKYGTTPKKYLMGLAN
- the hemC gene encoding hydroxymethylbilane synthase translates to MKEKVIRIGTRDSELALWQANTVKDQLEALGNKTVLVPIKSTGDLVLDKPLYELGITGIFTKTLDVAMIKGEIDIAVHSLKDVPTKLPEGIVQAAVLERGNFYDILAYKDNQEFLAEREATIATGSLRRKAQWLNRYPTHTVVGLRGNVNSRHEKLEQSNWNGAIFAAAGLERIGLEPENTIGLTWMLPAPAQGAVMIAAMEHDEFVRAACEELNHRPTEICTSLEREFLRILEGGCSAPIGALALIKEEEITLKGVLLSVDGTKKLEIEKTAEIGKHEGLAQSCADHILNRGGKRLMNDLVEIEQRPTVFSTKKLTSEQQQQFDKRMKVDSDDFVKIYLNRIPAAALRNEIQNVVITSKNAVEALLASVDPSTLKFTNIYCVGRRTKKLIEARIGKVTHVDRNAKALAEHLVDYMEGLEVTYFCSSIRLDELPDILTENNITVHEVEAYETKLSPVKVPDGVKRMLFFSPSTVESFLLKNTPGKRVAYCIGETTAKVARKHFEKVLVAELPSVTDVIKLVNTKTG
- the hemA gene encoding glutamyl-tRNA reductase, whose amino-acid sequence is MKDYHISRHNSFYTIGLNYKKADAVVRGKFSLSEEALKRLLKQAKEQGIDGLLATSTCNRTELHGFAQHPFQLIKLLCDNTLGSVEEFQEVAYVYKNKEAIGHLFRVGTGLDSQILGDFEIISQLRSSFNRSKKQGIANPFIERLCNSIIQASKRIKNETGISSGATSVAFASVQYIIKNVPDISNKNILLFGTGKIGRNTCENLIKHSKNTHITLINRTKDKAEKIAVKFNLLVKDYGDLQTEIRGADVLVVATGAQSPTISKDLIHTKKPLLILDLSIPKNVADGVSEMNNVTVIHLDDLSQMTDSTLARRKKFIPQAEGIIDEVKHDFTQWLETRKFAPVIKALKRKLKTIKEEELDYQSKKISDFNVDQADVISDRIIQKITKQFANHLKDDEVDSDTSLQLIQKVFQLEIDSHK
- a CDS encoding nucleotidyltransferase domain-containing protein — its product is MNQINEHIDQINKLCISNGVKSLFAFGSVLKNQLRTDSDIDLVVDIDDNDPFSYSDKYFNLKFNLERIFNRKIDLLELRAIRNQLLKKEIDKTKLLIYGE
- a CDS encoding VOC family protein codes for the protein MNLNQITVPSLDLHKSVPFYQKLGLQLIVDAIPDYARYECPEGDATFSIHKVTELPKGDGIYVYFECIDLDERVTTLLKNGIEFDELPKDKKWLWREARLRDLDGNQIILFHGGVNRKNPPWRLTS